The Leifsonia sp. ZF2019 DNA segment CTCCAGCTCGTCGGCGATGCGGGATTCGGGAGCAGACATTTATCGGACCCTCACTCTCGGGTCGAGTGCGGCGTAGGCGAGGTCCGCGAGGAAGTTGAACAGGATGGCCATGACCGCGATCACGAGGAAGTACGCCATGACCGGGTTGAGGTCGCCGCGGCTGAGTCCGGCCGCGAAGATCGACCCCATGCCGGGGATGGCGAACACCTTCTCGGTGATGATGGCGCCACCGAGCAGCGCGCCCACGTCGAACGCCACGAGGGTGGTGATCGGGATGAGCATGTTGCGGAAGGCGTGGCGCACGACGACCGTGCGCTCGGGGAGGCCCTTCGCCCGGGCTGTGCGGATGAAGTCCTGGTTGAGGACCTCGAGCATGCCCGCCCGCGAGTAGCGGGTGTACGACGCGAACGAGATCAGCAACAGGGCGATCGTCGGCAGGAGCAGGTGAGTGAAGGTGTCGAGCCCGGTCTCCCACATGTCGCCGGTGAGGCCCGGCGTCGAGGAGCCGACGGTCGCGATGGGACGGCCGTTGGTGTCCTGGAAGTACTGCGGCCACGCCTGCATGAAGCGGTCGACCAGGATCAGGAAGCCCGAGACGATGCCGACGATGACGGAGATGCGCATGTTCTGACCGCGGTCGTATCCGCCGACGAACCAGCCGACCGCGAGGCTCACGATGACCGCGACGACCGCCAGGATGGCGATCGTCGCCGGCGTGGAGACCGCGAACAGGCCCTGCAGGGCGAAGTAGCAGACGAGGGCGATCGCTCCGGTGATCGCCGCCGAGATCAGCGCGCGGCGGTTCTGGAGGCCCGAGATCAGCGCGGTCGTTCCGACGATCACGGCGGCGATCAGGATGATCATGACCACCGGGCCGAGGCCGGGCTGGAGGAACCAGTTCAGCGCCGACATCAGCAGCAGCACACCGGCGGTGGCGACGCCCGAGATGCCGAAGGTCCAGACCCTCCTGCGCAGGTCGCCGCCGATCAGGGATTGCCAGATGAAACCGGCGACGATGCCGATGATCACCGCCACCCACCACGGGATCACGGGGTGCACGAGGAAGTTGTTGAACCCGATGGCGACGAACTCCTTGAGGAGGACGGCCACGAGGAAGGCCGGGAGGGAGTACAGGAAGAAGCTGAGGAACGTGACGACGTTGTCGAGTCCGCTGTACTGCCGGAGGGCCGTGACGATTCCGATCGTCACACCGAGGAGGATCGCGAGGATCAGCGCAACCGTGACCAGCTGGATGGTCGAGCCGAGCGCCTGCGGGAGGATGTCGACCACCTTGGCGTTCGACACCGTCGAGCCGAGGTCGCACGCGTTGGCGAACGGAATGAGGCACTTGGCCGCGCCCCCGAGCCAGAGCAGCCACCGCAACGGCGGGATGACATCGAGGTCGAGCAGCTGCACGCGGGCGGCGATCAGCTGCGTCTTGTTCGGGGAGTTGCTGCTCCGGAGGTCCTGGAGCGGGTCGGCGCTGTAGGCCACCAGCATGTACATCAGGAACGAAGCGGCGATGATGATGAGCACTGAGACCAGTAGGCGTCTCAGGATGAAACTCGCCATAGGTGGGGAACCCTTACTGACAGGACGCGCCGAACGGGTGGGGCGGCGGGCTGGGCTCGCCTGGGCGCGTCTCGGATGGGCGGACGGATCGCGTCCACCGACTACATGATACGGGGCGCCGGCCGGAGAGCCGACGCCCCGCCGCAGGAGAGTGCCCGGGGTTCACCCGGGCACTCTCGCTGTCGGAGGTGTTACTTCGAGGAGGACTTGACCGACCACTCCCAGAAGTTCCAGAACGGACCGGTCTGGTTGCCCATGTACTTCACGCCCTCGACGCGAGCGCTGGCGCCGAAGACGCCGGGCAGCTGGAACAGCGGCAGGCCGTAGCCGTCCTTGAAGGTGGCCGTGTCGATCTGCAGCTCGAGCTTGGTGAGCTCGTCCTTGTCCAGGGTGGTCTGGGTCTGCACCGCGACATCGTTCATCGCGTTGTAGCGGTTGTAGTTACCGCCGCCACCGGTGGTGAACAGCTGCGGGATCTGCGAGGTGCCGGCACCCGGGCTGATCCAGCCGAACAGCGAGGCGTCGTAGTCGCCACCCGGCAGGAGCTTGCTCCAGTCGGGCGATCCGGCGTCGACGATCTTGAAGCCGGCCTTGGAGGCCGAGGCCTGGATGGCCTGGAACTCGTCGACACGGTTCGGGTTGTTCGTGTTGTAGAGGATGCGGACTGTCGGGGTCGCGCCGGCCAGCAGGGCCTTGGCGCCGTCGATGTCCACCTTGTCGTAGGCGTCGGAGCCGTTGCTCTTGACCGCGTCCGCGTACTCCGACTGGTTCGGCAGCCAGATCTGCGAGTTCAGGACCTTGGCCTTCGAGTTCACCGGGGTGACGATCGAGTCGAGGATCTGCTGACGCGGGATCGTCTTGAGGAACGCCTCGCGCACCTTCGGGTCGGCGAACGTCTGCGAGCCGAAGTTGAGGTCGAGGTGGTCGTACGACGCCTGGTCGCCGGTCAGGACCTTCGCGCTCGTCTGCTTGAGCGCAGTGAGCGTGTCGGCCGAGGCCTGCGGGTTGATGATGTCGACCTCACCGTTCTGGAGAGCGGTGACCTGGGCGCTCGGGTCCGGGATGATGCGGAAGACGATCTTGTCGACGTTGCCCTTGTTCTTGCCCCAGAAGTACTTGTTCTTCGTCATGGTGATCGACTGACCGGGGGTCCAGCTGGACACGACGTACG contains these protein-coding regions:
- a CDS encoding ABC transporter family substrate-binding protein, which gives rise to MHTKGRKVRFAVSAVAVAGVAALALSACTTSGSTGGSTAAKGGTVTVAVVNDLTSLNSQTPQGNLDTNGQVGYLDGSYGSGFQYIDNNYKIVHDDSFGTFEKTSDDPLTVKYTLPKDAKWSDGQPVTADDMVLGWAMQSAYYDSATLDPDSGEVKSGTQYFTPAAGTAGIDQTSFPTIGDDNHSITLKYAKPFVDWELFNPIAQPAHIVAKKAGLSSAADLTKLLKGLPKGDPSNPAAPDATLKKAADFVNTGYDITAFPTDKDLLVASGPYVVSSWTPGQSITMTKNKYFWGKNKGNVDKIVFRIIPDPSAQVTALQNGEVDIINPQASADTLTALKQTSAKVLTGDQASYDHLDLNFGSQTFADPKVREAFLKTIPRQQILDSIVTPVNSKAKVLNSQIWLPNQSEYADAVKSNGSDAYDKVDIDGAKALLAGATPTVRILYNTNNPNRVDEFQAIQASASKAGFKIVDAGSPDWSKLLPGGDYDASLFGWISPGAGTSQIPQLFTTGGGGNYNRYNAMNDVAVQTQTTLDKDELTKLELQIDTATFKDGYGLPLFQLPGVFGASARVEGVKYMGNQTGPFWNFWEWSVKSSSK
- a CDS encoding ABC transporter permease, which translates into the protein MASFILRRLLVSVLIIIAASFLMYMLVAYSADPLQDLRSSNSPNKTQLIAARVQLLDLDVIPPLRWLLWLGGAAKCLIPFANACDLGSTVSNAKVVDILPQALGSTIQLVTVALILAILLGVTIGIVTALRQYSGLDNVVTFLSFFLYSLPAFLVAVLLKEFVAIGFNNFLVHPVIPWWVAVIIGIVAGFIWQSLIGGDLRRRVWTFGISGVATAGVLLLMSALNWFLQPGLGPVVMIILIAAVIVGTTALISGLQNRRALISAAITGAIALVCYFALQGLFAVSTPATIAILAVVAVIVSLAVGWFVGGYDRGQNMRISVIVGIVSGFLILVDRFMQAWPQYFQDTNGRPIATVGSSTPGLTGDMWETGLDTFTHLLLPTIALLLISFASYTRYSRAGMLEVLNQDFIRTARAKGLPERTVVVRHAFRNMLIPITTLVAFDVGALLGGAIITEKVFAIPGMGSIFAAGLSRGDLNPVMAYFLVIAVMAILFNFLADLAYAALDPRVRVR